A stretch of the Bacillus anthracis str. Vollum genome encodes the following:
- a CDS encoding helix-turn-helix domain-containing protein, giving the protein MATLGEKIKALRKEKKLTQTELAGSELTKSMLSQIENGKATPSMKTLQYIAEKLGCETSFLLEEDDDEIVELIQKMERLIKNKCDEVYDTLLPIVQKELPSTLNTARLYKQFITAAAVMNDYNIEYYVETAISIFEKYTLYRESTETKLLFYYMLFKQKKYKECLQMIATIRDEYKAKNLEMDLITHIQLYLKEAIILLAYGNYEKCEKVILDALAFSKKHQVYYKTDEFYRILSYQKIITTDKEQYLYYIKKSEQFAIFTEDTLSAANIDILKAYYYNTVTNEYTIALEHLEQFREKLKNDPIFQDDGLYYLEKGKSLYGLKRYKEALETLKHATIPDYMNHPLDQSWVLTAGSYRALCYIELQDKKSALTEAKEAVQAIDSYPDSIFTSFIKETLQIIQKL; this is encoded by the coding sequence ATGGCAACTCTCGGCGAAAAAATTAAAGCATTACGAAAAGAAAAAAAACTTACACAAACAGAGCTAGCAGGTTCGGAACTGACAAAAAGTATGCTTAGTCAAATTGAAAATGGAAAAGCTACACCTTCGATGAAAACATTACAATATATTGCAGAAAAACTTGGATGTGAAACGAGTTTTTTATTAGAGGAAGACGATGATGAAATTGTAGAACTCATTCAAAAAATGGAGCGACTCATAAAGAATAAATGCGATGAAGTATATGACACTTTACTACCTATCGTTCAAAAAGAGCTACCTTCTACTTTAAATACAGCTCGTTTATATAAACAGTTCATAACAGCAGCAGCTGTTATGAACGATTATAATATTGAATATTACGTTGAAACCGCTATTTCTATATTTGAAAAATATACTTTGTATCGCGAAAGTACTGAAACGAAACTACTGTTTTACTATATGCTCTTCAAGCAGAAAAAATATAAAGAATGTTTACAGATGATCGCCACAATTCGGGATGAATATAAGGCGAAGAATTTAGAAATGGATCTTATTACACATATACAACTATACTTAAAAGAGGCAATTATTTTACTCGCATACGGCAATTATGAAAAATGTGAAAAAGTCATTTTAGATGCACTTGCATTTTCAAAAAAACATCAAGTGTATTATAAAACAGATGAATTTTATCGCATTTTATCTTATCAAAAAATCATCACAACTGATAAAGAACAATATTTATATTACATAAAAAAATCGGAGCAATTTGCCATTTTTACAGAAGATACTTTATCCGCTGCAAATATAGATATATTAAAAGCTTATTACTATAACACTGTTACGAATGAATATACAATCGCATTGGAACATCTAGAACAATTTCGAGAAAAACTAAAAAATGATCCAATTTTCCAAGACGATGGGCTGTATTATCTTGAGAAAGGAAAATCTTTGTATGGTTTAAAACGTTATAAGGAAGCTTTGGAAACATTAAAACACGCTACCATACCAGATTATATGAATCATCCACTTGATCAATCGTGGGTATTAACAGCTGGGTCTTATCGTGCCCTTTGCTATATAGAACTTCAAGATAAAAAATCTGCCTTAACAGAGGCAAAAGAAGCTGTTCAAGCAATAGATAGCTATCCTGATTCGATCTTCACTTCATTTATTAAAGAAACATTACAAATAATACAAAAACTTTAA
- a CDS encoding TrmB family transcriptional regulator, producing the protein MDEIIKELQKLGFSQYECKAYIGLLKHSPVTGYEVSKQTGVPRSMIYEVLGKLMDKGAVHIVPSEPVKYVPVPATELMNRMRKDFEKSFEFLDEKLNGLEQERQIDVISHIRSNDRVLKEICNIINRAKEELWISVWEDQVHEIEPYIHQKEEEGVHIFSILFGAPETKIGATFHHNYMTPHVVEKRMGGHLTVIARDGEEVLIANFSNDSTSWAVTTYDPALVLVATEYVRHDIMVEEITKEFGADKLDTLWRENIDLVHVVTGKRTMEGMEDDKDE; encoded by the coding sequence ATGGATGAAATTATAAAGGAATTACAAAAGTTAGGATTTTCCCAGTACGAATGTAAAGCGTATATTGGACTACTAAAACATTCCCCAGTAACAGGTTATGAAGTGAGTAAACAAACAGGAGTACCTCGTTCTATGATTTACGAGGTACTCGGAAAGTTAATGGATAAAGGAGCAGTACATATTGTACCTTCTGAACCAGTTAAATATGTACCAGTACCAGCTACCGAATTAATGAATCGAATGCGAAAAGACTTTGAGAAGTCCTTTGAATTTTTAGATGAGAAATTAAATGGTTTAGAACAAGAGAGACAAATAGATGTAATTTCGCATATTCGCTCAAATGATCGTGTTTTAAAAGAAATTTGCAATATAATTAATAGAGCAAAGGAAGAGTTATGGATTTCTGTATGGGAAGATCAAGTGCATGAAATTGAGCCATACATTCATCAAAAAGAAGAGGAAGGCGTACATATATTTTCAATCTTATTTGGCGCGCCAGAAACCAAAATAGGCGCGACGTTTCACCATAATTATATGACACCTCACGTTGTTGAAAAGAGAATGGGTGGTCATTTAACTGTTATTGCTCGTGACGGGGAAGAAGTATTAATTGCGAACTTCTCAAATGATAGCACTTCGTGGGCTGTTACAACGTATGACCCAGCATTAGTTCTCGTTGCTACAGAGTATGTGCGACACGATATTATGGTTGAAGAAATTACGAAGGAATTTGGAGCTGATAAGTTAGATACGTTATGGCGTGAAAATATAGATTTAGTTCATGTCGTAACAGGAAAACGAACTATGGAAGGAATGGAGGATGATAAGGATGAGTAA
- a CDS encoding dienelactone hydrolase family protein, whose protein sequence is MKKKLALIAVHEIYGVNDHMHHVTDHFTSSHIDVFCPNLLQSQHAFPYSDEEKAYHFFMNHIGFEDGKKQIEKFITSLSSSYTHIGLIGFSVGATISWLCSNNPNINFIIGCYGSRIRDYIHMKPTCATLLIFPEKEASFSVSSFIQTLQQQKNPLLEIHQLHGEHGFLNPYTEKYNGHSTKQAYNVIDSFLVKNTLIKEM, encoded by the coding sequence ATGAAGAAAAAATTAGCTCTCATTGCTGTTCATGAAATATATGGTGTGAACGATCATATGCATCATGTCACCGACCACTTCACTTCATCTCATATAGATGTATTCTGTCCTAATCTGCTACAATCACAACATGCATTTCCTTATAGTGATGAAGAAAAAGCATATCATTTTTTTATGAATCATATTGGATTTGAAGATGGAAAAAAGCAAATTGAAAAATTCATTACTTCTCTTTCTAGTAGTTATACACATATTGGACTTATCGGCTTTAGTGTTGGTGCTACCATCTCATGGCTATGTAGTAACAATCCGAACATAAATTTTATTATCGGATGCTACGGTTCCCGTATACGTGACTATATTCATATGAAACCAACATGTGCTACCTTACTTATTTTCCCTGAAAAAGAAGCTAGTTTTTCAGTATCCTCTTTCATTCAAACATTGCAGCAACAAAAAAATCCTTTATTAGAAATACACCAACTACACGGTGAACATGGTTTTCTAAATCCGTACACTGAAAAATATAACGGGCACTCTACAAAACAAGCATACAATGTAATAGATTCATTTCTTGTAAAAAACACTCTTATAAAGGAGATGTAA
- a CDS encoding flagellar basal-body rod protein FlgG — protein MNGLYIGSMGMMNYMQRINVHSNNVANAQTTGFKAENMTSKVFDVQDTYRRGDGAVTNIGSVDYAVVPAATHVNLVQGNIQMTNSDTDFLLDDGTAGTASFFVTSKNNETFLTRDGSFTLNSDRYLQTTSGAFVMGENNERIRIPEGAKVAVQADGTLYDAVTQNNIARLQTKTVGAEANNRLIQRENKSFTLAEGNIADLPNGVGTVKNYMLENSNVDMTKEMADLMTDQRMISASQRVMTSFDKIYEKEANEILR, from the coding sequence ATGAACGGTCTTTATATAGGTTCTATGGGTATGATGAATTACATGCAGCGCATTAATGTTCATTCGAATAACGTTGCAAATGCTCAAACGACAGGATTTAAAGCAGAAAATATGACTTCTAAAGTATTTGATGTACAAGATACATACCGCCGCGGAGATGGGGCTGTAACAAATATCGGTTCGGTCGATTACGCTGTAGTACCAGCCGCAACGCATGTGAACTTAGTACAAGGAAATATACAAATGACAAATAGTGATACAGATTTCCTTTTAGATGACGGAACTGCTGGCACAGCTTCGTTTTTCGTTACATCTAAAAATAATGAAACGTTTTTAACGAGAGACGGTAGTTTTACATTAAATAGTGATCGTTATTTACAAACAACTTCAGGCGCTTTCGTAATGGGAGAGAATAATGAACGTATTCGTATTCCAGAAGGAGCAAAAGTAGCTGTACAAGCAGACGGTACGTTATATGATGCAGTAACACAAAACAATATTGCTCGCTTGCAAACAAAAACAGTAGGTGCAGAAGCGAATAATCGTCTAATCCAAAGAGAGAACAAAAGCTTTACTCTAGCAGAAGGGAACATTGCTGATTTACCGAACGGAGTAGGGACAGTAAAAAATTATATGCTAGAAAATTCAAATGTAGATATGACGAAAGAGATGGCTGATCTTATGACGGATCAAAGAATGATTTCAGCATCACAACGCGTTATGACTTCATTTGATAAAATTTATGAAAAAGAAGCGAATGAAATATTGAGATAG
- a CDS encoding AzlC family ABC transporter permease, which translates to MSKAEAHVALQSDDTFQQGVKDCLPTVFGYLSIGIAAGVIAKTAGFSIIEIAFMSTLIYAGSAQFILAGMYAAGAPASAIIFTVFFVNLRHLLMSAALAPYFTKLPLFKNLLIGSQITDETFGVAVQHAAQKGYLGERWMIGLNVTAYLNWILATIIGGLFGEWIPDPHTYGMDYALPAMFIGLFVLQLISSKPKLAIHLTVAIVAIILAYVSHLFMPDSIAVIIATLLAATIGVVIEKWK; encoded by the coding sequence ATGAGTAAAGCTGAGGCACATGTAGCTTTGCAGAGCGATGATACATTTCAGCAAGGAGTAAAAGATTGTTTACCAACTGTATTTGGTTATTTAAGCATCGGTATAGCAGCTGGTGTAATTGCAAAAACAGCAGGTTTCTCCATTATTGAAATTGCGTTTATGTCCACTTTAATTTATGCAGGTTCTGCCCAATTTATATTAGCTGGTATGTATGCAGCTGGTGCACCGGCTTCCGCAATTATTTTTACTGTATTTTTTGTTAACTTGCGCCACCTTCTTATGAGTGCTGCACTTGCGCCGTACTTTACGAAACTGCCTCTATTTAAAAACTTACTAATTGGTTCTCAAATTACAGATGAAACATTCGGTGTTGCAGTACAGCATGCGGCGCAAAAAGGATATTTAGGTGAAAGATGGATGATCGGGCTTAACGTAACAGCGTATTTAAATTGGATTCTTGCTACTATCATTGGCGGGCTATTTGGTGAGTGGATACCAGATCCGCATACGTATGGGATGGATTATGCATTACCAGCAATGTTTATCGGATTATTTGTACTTCAGCTTATAAGTAGTAAACCGAAGCTAGCAATTCATCTTACTGTTGCAATTGTAGCGATTATACTTGCATACGTTTCTCACTTATTTATGCCAGATAGTATAGCGGTTATTATCGCAACATTATTAGCTGCGACGATTGGAGTGGTGATTGAAAAATGGAAATGA
- a CDS encoding alanyl-tRNA editing protein — translation MTTALYLEDAYKTSCETEVIKVEGNKVFVKETVFYPTGGGQECDTGVIVQDGFVFEVEKVKKEQGEIVHYIKDGAQVKLGPVKLEINWERRHNLMRHHSLLHLIGAVVYEKYGALCTGNQIYPDKARIDFNELQELSSVEVEGIVKEVNKLIEQNKEISTRYMSREEAENAVGMIKTAINLLPTTIQEIRIVTIENLDEQACGGTHVKNTSEIGTLVIDKVKSKGKQNRRFEVRAI, via the coding sequence ATGACAACGGCATTATATTTAGAAGATGCATACAAAACGAGTTGCGAAACAGAAGTGATAAAAGTAGAAGGGAATAAAGTATTTGTAAAAGAAACAGTTTTTTATCCAACTGGTGGAGGGCAAGAATGTGATACGGGTGTCATTGTACAAGATGGGTTTGTATTTGAAGTTGAAAAGGTAAAGAAGGAGCAGGGAGAAATAGTTCACTATATAAAAGATGGCGCTCAAGTAAAATTAGGTCCCGTTAAATTAGAGATTAATTGGGAAAGACGTCATAATTTAATGCGTCATCACTCTTTACTGCATCTTATCGGAGCTGTCGTTTATGAAAAATATGGAGCTCTATGCACTGGAAATCAAATTTATCCTGACAAAGCACGTATTGATTTTAATGAGTTACAAGAGTTATCGAGCGTGGAAGTAGAAGGAATTGTTAAGGAAGTGAATAAACTTATTGAACAAAATAAAGAAATTTCCACTCGTTATATGAGCCGCGAAGAAGCAGAAAATGCTGTAGGAATGATTAAAACAGCAATAAATCTCCTGCCAACTACTATACAAGAAATCCGCATTGTTACAATTGAAAATTTAGACGAACAAGCTTGTGGAGGCACACATGTGAAAAATACGAGTGAAATAGGAACACTTGTTATTGATAAAGTAAAAAGTAAAGGGAAGCAAAATCGTCGCTTTGAAGTTAGAGCGATCTAG
- a CDS encoding AzlD domain-containing protein, producing MEMRLDVILLLLAAGAVTLVPRILPLLVFSKLQIPDWGLKWLNYIPIAILAALLAQVLFMHETIQWDYLIAAIPTFLVAIYTRSLLGTVLTGVIVIILLRFFF from the coding sequence ATGGAAATGAGATTAGACGTAATATTACTTTTATTAGCAGCAGGAGCTGTTACACTCGTGCCACGTATTTTACCGCTACTCGTATTTAGTAAACTACAAATTCCAGACTGGGGTTTAAAATGGTTAAATTACATACCAATTGCGATATTAGCAGCACTTTTAGCACAAGTTTTATTTATGCATGAGACGATACAGTGGGATTACCTGATCGCAGCAATTCCAACATTTCTTGTCGCAATATATACTCGTAGTTTATTAGGTACAGTATTAACTGGCGTGATTGTGATTATTTTGTTACGTTTCTTTTTCTAA
- a CDS encoding antibiotic biosynthesis monooxygenase family protein has product MASNLEKNNSYYAVIFTSNLSNDTADYSTVADKMEELAKQQPGFLDVESVRDHSGLGITISYWESLEAIENWKQNVLHKEAKKRGREQWYENFHLRICLVEKEFKFHRNTL; this is encoded by the coding sequence ATGGCATCTAATTTAGAAAAAAACAATTCTTATTATGCAGTTATATTCACTTCCAATTTATCTAATGATACAGCTGATTATAGTACAGTTGCCGATAAAATGGAGGAACTCGCAAAGCAGCAACCTGGGTTTCTAGATGTAGAAAGTGTGCGAGATCATTCAGGGCTCGGAATCACAATTTCTTATTGGGAATCACTTGAAGCAATTGAAAATTGGAAACAGAACGTCTTACATAAAGAAGCGAAAAAAAGAGGTCGTGAGCAATGGTACGAAAACTTTCACCTACGTATCTGCCTTGTTGAGAAAGAATTTAAGTTTCATAGAAATACTTTGTAG
- a CDS encoding DUF3951 domain-containing protein, whose protein sequence is MILLTIGAILLTLFIFFIIGFITFMMFVDRATPQIYYTPCESVTVKSKGKHKRKKS, encoded by the coding sequence ATGATACTTTTAACGATAGGAGCAATTTTATTAACGTTGTTTATTTTCTTTATTATCGGCTTTATTACGTTTATGATGTTTGTTGATAGGGCGACACCTCAAATTTATTATACACCTTGTGAATCAGTGACAGTGAAATCTAAAGGTAAACATAAAAGGAAGAAAAGTTGA
- a CDS encoding H-type small acid-soluble spore protein, giving the protein MNIQRAKELSVSAEQANVSFQGMPVMIQHVDESNETARIYEVKNPGRELTVPVNSLEEI; this is encoded by the coding sequence ATGAATATTCAACGTGCAAAAGAGCTTTCTGTGTCAGCGGAGCAAGCGAATGTTAGTTTTCAAGGCATGCCTGTTATGATTCAACACGTCGACGAAAGCAATGAAACCGCCCGCATATATGAAGTAAAAAACCCAGGACGCGAATTAACAGTTCCAGTTAATAGCTTAGAGGAAATATAA
- a CDS encoding DUF5367 family protein: protein MNNKLWLTILFSIGVWFFASAFFIIFGSSVLLEYTSNRFFLQLTFLELATAIALYFVMWLYKRLDTTKYAVIKLGICGTAIGLTLDSYILYNSSNIFSQLSSQQIMSFTIWMVIAYALYLIIPFVMERKRLL, encoded by the coding sequence GTGAATAATAAACTTTGGCTCACTATTTTATTTTCTATCGGCGTTTGGTTTTTTGCCTCAGCATTCTTCATTATTTTCGGTTCTTCTGTTTTATTAGAATACACTTCAAATAGATTTTTTCTACAATTGACGTTTCTTGAATTAGCAACAGCGATAGCTTTATACTTTGTAATGTGGTTATACAAAAGACTAGATACTACAAAATATGCAGTTATTAAGTTAGGTATATGTGGTACGGCAATCGGTTTAACTTTAGATTCTTATATCTTGTATAACTCTTCTAACATATTCTCACAATTATCCTCACAGCAAATCATGTCATTTACCATTTGGATGGTGATTGCTTACGCTCTTTATTTAATAATTCCTTTCGTTATGGAACGAAAAAGACTGTTATAA
- a CDS encoding TetR/AcrR family transcriptional regulator, with translation MAKPNVVNKEKLLQAAKEIIAEHGMEKLTLKAVAESAQVTQGTVYYHFKTKDQLLLEVTEAFCKASWEQIGKDVQLEKALQSAESRCVKDSMYHHLFFQLVASGLQNDAMKDKIGGLLHYENQQLTRVLNKNIGGTMTSQISTETWSVLCNALIDGLALQALFNPSFSSDKVYGDLHLLLEKFIELQKGGNGSE, from the coding sequence ATGGCAAAACCGAATGTTGTTAATAAAGAGAAGTTACTACAAGCAGCAAAAGAAATTATTGCAGAGCATGGGATGGAGAAGTTGACATTAAAAGCAGTTGCAGAGAGTGCTCAAGTTACACAAGGTACCGTATATTATCATTTTAAAACGAAGGATCAATTATTACTTGAAGTAACCGAAGCGTTTTGTAAAGCGTCGTGGGAACAAATAGGAAAGGATGTACAGTTAGAAAAGGCTTTACAGTCTGCCGAAAGTAGATGTGTGAAAGATTCAATGTATCATCATTTGTTTTTTCAATTAGTAGCTAGTGGATTACAAAATGATGCGATGAAAGATAAAATTGGTGGATTGTTACATTATGAAAACCAACAATTAACAAGAGTGTTAAATAAAAATATAGGAGGTACAATGACATCTCAAATTTCAACTGAAACGTGGAGCGTTTTATGTAATGCATTAATTGATGGATTGGCATTGCAAGCCTTATTCAATCCATCTTTTTCTAGCGACAAAGTATATGGTGATTTGCACCTGTTATTGGAAAAGTTCATAGAGCTACAAAAGGGAGGTAATGGTAGTGAATAA